The Sciurus carolinensis chromosome X, mSciCar1.2, whole genome shotgun sequence DNA segment CCACTACATCCCTCACTCCTTCACTACTACTCCATTCTTCTTCTGCTAACTGAATGGAGAGGACTCTGCAAACATAGATGGGAAGACCACAGGATGGAAATAAACTTTGCTGCTTTGAATAGAGTCACATTAGATTTTTTAGGATCATTGGTCTGTGCATGTCTCCATTTTTAGGCAGGTGTTAGCTATGTGTAAATGGCTATATCCACTCTGACTATAAGCAGACAACTGAAATCACTGGACCAGTTGACCTCACTTAAGAAAAAATCTTGCCTGAGTGGATCTTTCAAATTCATACCAGGTTCTGCCAACATTCACAAGTACCACTGATGGGaaaattttttccttaatcaAGTATAACTCAAGGTGGTGGTATCTGGGCTGCAAATTATCCACTAGTGAAGCAATGTGATGACCCTCTAGTTGTTTTGGAATGTCTCTAATTTTTGTTTCAGATTTCATCTGATAATTTGCAGATATTACAATATCACAATAGGAGATATCACAATATGGTCCTACATAACTGCCAGATAATcttctacaaaacattttttcctttagtatCCTAGGTCAAGAATAAATCTCCAAGGTCATTTTACATAGTCCTTCTCAGTAGGCAAGATGGATCTTCTTGAGCATCAGGGAAACTGACCTCAGAAACAACTGGTTTTAAGCTGGGTATGATGGCAtgctcctataatcccagctacttggggggctgagacagaggattgtttgagcccaggagtttgagaccagctgacaatatagcaagaccccatcttaaatagaaaaaaagaaagaaatgtaacatcttttataggttagctATTTCTGGCAGTTCTGTGGTGATGAAGAGTCAATTAACATGTTTCACAAACTAACTCCTCGAAGATAACCAGCAATCAGGATAAACATGGTCAAACACTTTCTTGTTTGAATAATATTCATAAACATTCATTCATCCTAACTGCTCAGTGTTCTACATTCTGATCACTTGAGTCTTGCCAAAATAAGATATTTAGTAAAAGAAAGTCAAAGCAAACAATAAATAGGATACTTCAGACCGAAATgacattaaatgtttttattgaacagaaaaaagataaaacatggaAGTTGAATTCTTTGAGCAAAAGCAGCTCTCCAGGTGAAGCTGCTACACTTTGTGCTAAATAACCTTATGAATTGAGAGTATACAGAATACATATAATATGTAAGTTACCTCAACAGCAAAGGAGAAGGAGTAGAATACaatttttgaagataaaatttgGTCAAGTGACAAATTTAGTTGCTCAAAATTTCTAGCCCTTATCCACCTAAATTCAGTATGGTTCTACATATGTGTATTCAGTATGTGCACACTGAATTCCCATTTTAATGGAAGctgctttttaaaagattttttaatttcacatttatttgaTGTGacactcaatttttaaaaatccatatttgaTAGAAGGATGTATGTATGCATTTACATACTTTAAAAACCCCAACCTTTTCTTTATAAGCAGAGGGGTCATGCTTTTTTTAGATTAATATTGGtgaatttcaattatttctcctGTGTGTCTAAGAAACTTTATATGTTCTCAATGCACCCACACAGTCAGGTGGGTTGACAGATACATCAAAAATACTTCATGAAAAGAGGGAGGTAGCTCATGCGAGTTGGCAACCTTTTGTGTATTGTTTCCTGCTGGAGCGGGCTGCCTCCCTTTGACATCTTACAGTcaaagatgaaaggaaaactttttactttgaagCCTAGTGAGCACAGTTGTACATTTACTATAATCCACCTTCAAATTGGCTTATAATGTAAGATGACAAATACCTTACACCCAGTACACAGCATTAAAAAGTACTGAAGAAACGGTTCATAGACAATacctttttttcatatgttaaacAGCTTCTATGGGATACATTTCCAGGATGGTTTTGTTATCACTTTATAAACATTCTAGGCCAAACGAACAGCACAAATAACATCAATGTTGTCTTTTTTTCCAATATTGGTATCAATTACTGGAGGCTAATCCTAACAGATATACTACTtaaggggagaaaaagaagagaatcatGACACATTGCAAAGATAGGACTACAGCATCTTAGTTGTAGGGATGATTTTAAGGTGCAGAAAGAGGAGACTCTCTAGAAGGTGATGGTGTGGTTTCTTCAGGTGGAAAAACTGTGAGTGTACAAGCTCGAATACCCCCAAGGGATTCAGGGAGATCAAAAACCTTATGCCATTCATCTTTGTCTGGATCATATTTCTGCACTATCTCTACCATACAGCGATTATTCCAAGAATACCCACCAACCAcatagattttgttttcaaagacaGCAACCCCAACATCACTCTGCCCTCTTAACATGGCAGCAATTGGGGTCCACTGGTCAAGGATGGGTGAATAGTATTCACAGCTTAGGACATCATCATAATCACTGGTTCCTCTGAAGTGATTGCCACCAATGACATAGAGCCTTTCTCCCACTGTACACATGCAATGCAGACCTCGGACAGTGGTCATTGGTGCCTTCTGGATCCATTTGTCAGTATCAGGGTCAAAGCACATGAGCTCCTTTTGGAAAGTGTCATGAGTAATTCCTCCTAAAGAATGACAATAATAGGCATGAGGTAAACAgatcataaaaatggaaaagtcaaAGATAGCACAGATAGTCAACTTTTAGCTATGTATTATGGCATATTAAAGATTATCAGTAGTGTTCTTATCAGTGTTTGCCCTCTATAAATATTCTTTAGgttaaataaagcaaataatattttcatcttattaaagaatgaaaaaaccACTTATATTGCTGCAATGACTTTTTCAGATGGAGACCTATGATACTTAAGAGGCTTTActgagtaaaaatatattttggcaacTATTAGAGTTGAGTCTGCAATAACTTCAAATTACTAGTCATCATTCTCTCCTTGCTCCTTTTTAGTGGGTACCCTGTGGGTGTTGACCATTGGGCTATAGAGCACTTTAAATTCCAGGTACCCATTTCCTCCCTTGTCAAATAAGAATATATACTACAGTTATCTCATTAGGATTGTGACTATGaagtaagatatttttaaataaaaatgctttgaaaagttGAACGTCTTGTGCAAATAATGTACAAGTTtataagaatatacaagaatttgTACAAAATGTACAAGTTTATaagaattgtttgtttttgtagagTTTCTGGTGGATGGAGTGAGGATCAATAATGCCATCTGctattggaaaatatattttaaaagctaaagaATTGGAATGCTGAATCTATGTGGAAATTTATATGTGTAGCAGTTTGTTGTTCATCTATTAAGTCTATATCATCTATAAAGTGTACATTATTAGATCACACATAAATCAGTCTGTACAATGAATATATCAGACTATCTTCTTTAGACAAAGCTAATCTTCAGTCATATCATGCAAAGCTCTACTATCAAGTAGCCAAATGGCAATCACTATTTGCTTCTGCTTTATAATATTATTCTATGCTTTAAAGAATTCCCAGAAAGCAAAATAGTATTCATTGGCTTGAAAATCAGTCTGCTTCATATCCTACCCTTGATTGGGGAGGTCATTTCTCCAATATTTCCCAGTTACACTAAAGCATCACTAAAACAATTCAGGTGTCATCTTTTCCCCAAGGATTTGGAGCTCTCATTATAATGGTACATCACCTACACATATAAAATAGGTAGATGGTATAAATCATTGACTAGTGGAGCATATGATTTCCTGGATGGCTCTTTCAATATTAGACGTCCTATAGTTGCTCATGAATTTAACACCAGAAATCTGCCAATCACACGCTACAGGCCTTTCCCTGATCCTGCTAGATTACAGATTTCATAAGGCAGTTTTCAGACCACAAACAACCCCTTAATGTCTTTGTTCTCTAATAATGCAATTGCTGGCCTGACACGGCCAGGCCTTCAAATGGAGTAAAAATTGTCATAGGCAGACTGTATCAGTGCCAAATGATAAGAACCTacctaacaaaattaaattttgatatcAGAGGTGATCATTACATTAAGCAAGACTTCTTTCTAAATGCTATAGAAAGATGATTTGAACATCAACAATTTGAGAATGAGTTGTTATTGGGACACTGAATAAACAGTAgccatttcaaaaattttaatagaaagtaTCTCTGTACGTGCCTAAAATATAGATACTTAGCACTGAATTATTCATGTAATGACATCATAGAGAACCCCATTTACAATgctaaggaaaaaggaaatatacttACAATGGATTACACTAAAATAATGAACATTATGTACTATTATGCATGCTTAATGCATAGTAGAGTTTATAtgttacataattatatatttcctCATATAGTTCAgctaaattttaaacaaaatgaattaattgGTCCTATATATGAATAGGGTTTATTATAATACAGGGTATGGGAACTGGAAAGTAAATTGGAGAATCTGAATGCTTTCCAATTTCTTCTAAGCCACACATTTATAACAAGTTTGATTTGCTGCTAGTCTTACAAACTTACAGAATGCCTAAAGCATTTTTATGCAAATGTGCATACAATACCTGCTTTaatcaatattaatttatattttgattatcCATTTTCTGAATTATTACTATCAGTATATACAAAGAAGATCATATAGTTAAAAGTTCGTGAATTATTATGTTGTGTTCACATGATATTTGTTTACCTGAAATATACATCACTCCTCCATACACAGTTCCAGCATGTCCATAGTGAGGTTCACTCATTTTGGCAACATAGGTCCATTCATTTGTTCTTGGATTATAACATTCTACTGtagctattttaaaaagtcaaagaaaataacatgattttCAATCTCAAATTTAgcaattaattattttagttgtaataATAATATACACATATCTGAGACACATATATTATAGGTTTGTGAGATCCATGGGGCTCttatagtaattattattattattttttttttttgcagtgctggggatggaacccagggccttgtgcttgcaaggcaagcactttaccgactaagctatctccccagcccttatagtAATTATTGAGAGTATATTAATATGAACCATTAGTAAAGTGTTACATTAGACTAGATTATGTAAGAGTCTAATACATTTGTCATTGCAAAAATAGTTAAGTCTTCTTTTGCTCTGGAATctggttatatttttataatttgacatttcttgaatttatttgctatgaaaatgtgagaagaaaacatgaaaacatcaCAAGTAAGGAAGAACACCTCAATTATGGGCCCCCATATTGTCACACCACATAGgaacacatatgaatatatatgaagcaaagttttaaatttagaatgaaaGTATATGCACTGCCTGTTTTATGTCCTGAAGCCTACTGCTTTATTTCATACCCAGACTACAAAATACATACAATGACAATAATTTCCCCACATGTATGCTTCAAAGCCATTGATTTCTATATATCCACTATCATGGTAACCAGTACTACTCTGAACCTGAAGATGACTGGCAGCATAAAATGAAGTTAGGACCTTAATTAAAGGTACTTCTCAGTAaaaaatttatcatctttaaCACAAATCATTTTGGGGAAGTGACCTCAACTTTCTGAACTATCTTTCAATCTGTCTGTTATAACCTCAAGATCAGAAAAGTGACATTCCAGACAGATGGAAAATGTAATccttttttaaaaggcagaaagaaataGGGCCGCTTTGGGGACTGTGGTCAAAGCATAAGTCTAGATTGACTTGAAGTGTTCTTATTATTTATTGTGGACACTGACAAATGATAATACTATTTCTTGCCTTCCTCAAAcccatttttattgttgttattttcttctaatagaacCACAACTCTATTCATGGAATCACTGCACCAAGTCCCaaactaaatataatttaatgGGTTCTCCAGAAACCATATGATATACTTCCAGGGAGTGATACGTAAGCAGAAGTGTACTGAACATTTCTTATTTGATCAAGCCATTGGAGTAAGTCTTAGCTACTTAAAACCAAATGCAATTCTAACAGTGAATCAACCTTTGAATGCAATTCCCTACTTAATAAATAcaggtgaaagggagagaaagatacacacacagagatttttttttctctatccactaatttcatttctttatcaaattcatttaatgcaaattaattttttctcctcCAATCAAACCTATATTTTCCACTTTTCATATCGTCTCAactgatttccttttctgtttactgtagttttaaattttcagtctTATCTCAAAGACTTTACCATTCTCATTTTAATCTGCTCTCTTGATGGTTTTGTTCATCGTTTCAGGCCTGGATCCTTACCAACACTATTCCTTCTAAACACTTCTATCGAATAGCAGGATCTTATAAAtctttcctcaaaataaaggTTATTTCCACAATTAATAATCAGTTAAACTGCCAGGTGCCTCAATACTGTTTTTTACTATTTCTAGGCACTGAAtgtctttttagattttattttaattgatatataataattacacatatttatgaggcacaatgtgatgttttgatacatgaatatattatgtaataatcaaatcagggtaattaacatATCTGTCActtgaaacatttattatttatttgtggccagatatctttttaaatgttcatttacatttttaacatgaCTTTCACCTAACTAAAAAGCAAATCCTACTGCATGAACATTGTTATCTCTTTCTCTACACTCTAACAGGGGACTTAGATTATTGACTGGTATGAAAAGCAATTAATGGTAGAATTTTCTATGATAAAGTAATCTAATTACATAAcagaaaaaaaggttttaaaagacTTGCAGAGATTATCTTCTCTATCTATTTGAAATCAGATAGGTTTAACTACAGTTGTTAGTTTTTCTTAATGAACAACTCTGCCTTGAACTTTGAAATTTCTCAATCATAACTGTCCTTTCCCATGTCTAATTCAAATGGTTCTGAGATGTATTCCATTAGTCTTCTCTTATTCTATGGTAGACTTAGAAATTGAATAATTAATCACtctttattgttattaatattttttatttttggcagtgctggggattgaacccagggccttgtgcttgcgaggcaagcactctaccaactgagctatatccccagtccagtaTTTTCTGATGTAAAACAACAATGCTGTTTTTCTGTCACAagaattaattacatttttttctgacaaGGTTCATAAGAATCCATCTAGACTTTCTCACACAGAAGCCTCTAAGTGTAAGACAGATTTATCCACCAATAACACTATAACTATTTAATGGTTCATCATCcctaaacttttcttcttctatttaatAATCTTCTCTCTCAGTTTTTCTAATCCTTCAGTCTTTTTTGTTAGCCTTTACATTTCCTCCTTAAAGAATTGCTGTTATTAGTAAAATCAATAGTATTTAGTTTGAAAAAGGAATGCAtctaattaaaaagaagaaaaacaagctcCTGTTTCTATCTTCCATACTTAAAAAACAGTCAGATACAGGGTTAATGCCAATAACTTTGATGGGAGGAGGGGGCAAAGCATGATGTACAGCGAGGAATTGGAGCCCCAAAGCAATGGCTCTATTATAGTCCATGAGAGTTGGGAATAGTAAGGGGGCAAACAGAAATATCTAGAGCATGGGTCAACAAACTTCAGCCTGTGGGTCAAATTCGATCCACTGCCTGTTTTTGTATGGCCCACAAGATAACAACATGAATGCTTTTACATGTTTAAAGCATTGAATAAGAATTGAAAGACTATTTagtaacatataaaaatatatgaaattcaaatttcagtggcCATAAATAATGCTTTATTGAACCTAGCCTCATCCattaatttatgaattgtttaaaTTGCTTTTGCACTAAAATAGCAGGATGTTGTGGTAGAGACTGacccataaaaatgaaaagttaaacttCTTGGCCCTTCACAAAAGTTTAATGACCACTAATCTAGAGATCTGGTATCAGGAGTCTAGGGGCTTGGTGTGTGAGTTAGAGAATCTTACCAATGTAAGAATTATACTCAGGttgattatttcatatttatcagGGGTCCTTATTTTCTCAGATGATTCCACTAAGGTCCTAAACCAGACCCAAGGAAAGATGTGGAACTTACTTTTTCTTTGAGATTTGACCTGAAGAAAATCATTTGCACTGTGATGGCTCCCACAGAGAAGGGATGGTCTCTAGAATCCTAGGGTGCTGCTTAGTGCTCAGGAAATGCCCAAATCCATTCAGGAATATGGAGGTATTTTGcaaattttagcaattttattgtacatttatttgaaaaatcaaacATGTTTTCtataagttattttattatttgaaagcttgacttattaatatttaactgaagTGAAAGATATCAGAGCTGTCATATTCTTCTTCAATATAAAAAAACCTCAATGGAAGATCAATTTCTTACACAACATAATCTTGAAAGATGCCAGAAATAACTGAATCCTTTTCACTTAAATGACAGGTCCTGTAAGTTTCCCCTAGTTTCCCATTGTCACTAATGTCAGGGAAAGCAGCATTTCCTAAGAATTGTATTTCAGCCATAAACCAGGCTCACAGACACACTGCTAGTCTTTATTTGATGTACTATGGGCTTAGCTTTTCCTTAGGTCCATACAatccacaaaatattttaataagccaaatacattaaaatgattaaaaatatcttataaattttccactgttttctttttaaaaaatatgtatagataatagttatttttatatggtgaATAAATGATATACTGGTGCTAATAAACCTGTTAAAGTCTTAAATGACATTCCCATCAGTCCCCTTTTCTTGCTATCCATTCCCACCCCTTCTCCACTGACACAGGCATATGAATATGTCAATATATTCACTTGTAAGATGGAAATGCTTATTTATTATACAGATAATTAATAAgatgttagtgtgtgtgtgtgtgtgtgtgtgtgtgtgtgtgtgtaggggggattcattaaaaaaaactgtggatcaggagaaaagtttaaaatttagcCTCTAGCCTGAGAAttctgaaataaaagcaagagtttCTTTAGAATCAGAATCTATTATTCTGCAAAAACATTGGGaccagaaaaattgaaaagagcaactgacactttttttcttatttataaaaagagaTTATTTTCAGTGGGTAGAATTCAGAAGAATTCATTGATATTATTTACTGTGAGCAGAGGTAATCAGGAAAGATTACATCACATTTGGTTACCTCAACAATACAGAATATGACAAAATGAAACAGTCCACTTCTTGCTCtctcatttaaatataatataggAGGAAGTCAAAGGAAGTAGAAGAGGtggccagaaaaaaataaagtattcttATTTATTGGTTTTAAGTAATGATTCTTTTTGACCTGAAGGCTCTCTTGGAATTCTGACTTTCAATTTGAGTGCACTTAAGTCAATCATGTAATGTTTTTAAACAACTCCTAATAtattttaccttaaaatattCAGCACAGGATGTATTTGCtggatatgctgattttaagggaGGCAATAATTTCCTACAAAAGTTTAGTTACTTAGATCATATATCATTTCAAATGGGATGAAATATCAAAAAACAGACTATAATTGGAGAGTTGGTATTCACATTATAATCAGATGTGCAGTTATGAAAATGCAGTttatgaaaaaagataaaaatgaaccTATATCATCTAGAgtgggaatatttttttttaaaaaatgttatcctTAGGGTCagtttttaggattttatttttcaagccTAAATATAACCAAATGGTTAATACTATTTAGGAATAGCTCACAAAAGCAAGATTCACTTGTTTTTTTCCACACAGAAAACTGTTCTCATCAGAGGTGGTATCTGAAGGTTGTGATCAAGGAAGACTGTGCATATGCCACTTACACAGTGGGGTAGTTTACCTCCTATTCGTAGCTGGGCACAACatgagaaaaacacaaagaaaaagggGTACTCTTAACTCTTAAGATTTACGTAATGACTCTCCTTGGCCTGAAGATGATAAATCCCAGAAGTGTAAGGCTCCTAATTAATATTagaaacaatatattaaaaatttagtcACTGCATATTAACAGTGGTGATAACATTAACAAACAAGCACTGATTTTTGGAAAAAGAGAAGGTATTTCCTTtgagaataaaattttcaaaataactactGACTGCTTGAGTTAATGACctataatttgtgaaattttaaagatCATACACTGGTTGCATTTCTAAGAAACCACAAAAATTGCTACTTGCATCATCTGGATATTTTCACATACCATGAATTTACATagtaaaataacatgaaaataatatGTGTGGGTTGACTGAGGAGACCCAAAATGACAATTCGCCACTGAAGTTACTAATGCCTCAAATGCTTTTAAGTGTCtgattaataaaatatgttgGGAAATGTATGTACTTGGTGATCATGCCACCTAGTCCAAAACTCTAAAAAGTCAGCCCTTAGGGGAAATATATGGTAACAATGAGGGGGAAAACTGGGTGAAAAAGATGAGTAACATTAAGACTATGTCACTAATTAGAAGGggttttaaaacaaagaaagcgTAGGAGCTGAGAGTTATTCTTTTCCTCAATAAATAACATAGCTCATATCCATTCAACTACCTTTCATTTCTTAGAATATTGGGGAGAAAAGATTCTGAAAAGTACTCTGAATTTATCCAAAGCGAATTTCAATATGTGGAAAATATGTTGATCTTCCCCAGTATTATAGAGCCTGGAATATTGGCCAACTATAAGAACTCTTTAACAGAGAATAAAAGAAGCTGggtaaaaaaataatagtaatcacAGATATGTGTCACAATATAAAATGCAGTCtacctgattttctttctggaaaagcTATATTCTCCCATTtagttttaaataacaaaattataccttttaagtttcatttatttagtcaaattatttttatgtgcaaGTTTACTTATGAACAGTTTTAGAAAGACAGCAGATAACCAATGAATAGCTTACTAAATCAGTTTACAATGAAGGAAACTGGCATTTCgacaaaagaataaattttaaaactaaaagtcaCAAATCATAAtaccataaataaattttatataatattgaaCTTTGTACACTTAATCTAAAAAGAACATTATCTTACTATGTAGCTTCTAATAGATGCCAAACTATGGAAATGGAGAAACAACAAAAGTCAGTCCTCTAGAAAGAAGGATTTTAACCTGTTCAGGAAAATATCCTGTGGGCTTTTAAAACTGcccacagttttaaaattttaaaaatgaagaaacatgcCAAACTCCTGCCCAAGGTTCTATTAGAATTTAATTGAATGTACTTTTTAGTTGAATTTTCAAGATGAAAACTATATATCCTGCATAAATGAAATAATCTGCAACATatccacatattaaaaagataaaatttgtaCTCTGGCCAACTATATCTGCCCAGACAAACCATACAGATGgtctctgatatttttaaagaaaaattgtattaaaatgaaACCCTAGCTACATTTTGTCTTTACTTGTACCAAAATACTTACTTTATGATTCAAAATGGATTTCtgggtaaaaaaaagaaattggtttcTATGCATCAAGTAAACATGTATACTTACGCAGTTCCCCAGCTGCATTTCGCCCACCAACCGCATACAGATATCCTTTGAGGGCACTTAAGTGGAAGAAGGTGCGCTTTTCATTTAAAGATGCAACTTGCATCCATTTATTGTATCGGGGATCAAATCTGAACACTGTATCAActgctgtttttccttttgtgtcaTAATTACTCTGTCCACCAACGACATAGAGGAAATTTCCAATGACAGCAATGCCATGCTGGTACCTTGGGGCATCCATGGGGGCTAGGGACTTCCACTCATGGGCTTTTTCATCATACATGCGCAATTCCTTACTGACAACCAGCTGCTGTCTCAGCACTCCTCCTAGGGTAACCAAATGAGTGGTGTCAGACCGAATGGCAGTCCTGTCTGACTGCATAACTGGCTGCATATATGGCATCATTTGGTAATTGCTGGCTTCCAAAAGCAAATTCACGCAAGTATTGTCAGTTCTCATGAAATCCACCGTTTGCACATAATTAATGAGCTCCTGTGGTGTCATCAGTGGAAATCGTATGTTCTTCATTAATTTTGCAGCAAAGTCCATCCGAGGCTCTTCCAGGCGAAGCCAGCGACAGGTAGCCTTAAAGAGCTCAAGTTCAGTGCAATGCTTAAGGCTATTACTGGAAAGCACAAAGGCAAGACGCTCGAAAGGGAGTTTTAAGAACTCCCCGGTACTCAGCAACGCAGGAAAATTCTTTAAGACAAAACTGTTAACGTATTTATCCACTTCTGTCAGATTGTAGGTATTGGCAATCCGCCCAACTTCGACACAATTGTCTAAAGTGACCTATTAAAccaataaaaacaattcaaacatGGCTACTTTCTTGACAGTCATTCCAATCACACAAATACCTGCTCTAAAATAAGAGTTATGCTTTTCACTGTTCATACagatgcaaataaaatttttatctaagTGCATCAATTATCtaaaatgaatatgcaaatgaccaCCTAATTCAGTAGAAAGATGACTAAGAGACAATGATCAGTGAGTAGATTAGAAGTTTATCTAAGAAATAATGTTAAAACTTGACTGTGGCCAAAAGAGTTTTCTCTTCAAAAAGTACCCCActccacacagaaaaaaataccgATAAAAATTTTGCCAGATGGAAAATTTGGGAAAACAGGgggttatttttattatggttcctttcttttcacttctCAGTCATAATTCTTAAAAGTACCACACAGCTAGCagatatacaaataggaaaactcCAATTCCTCAATTTTCCTTTCATGTCAACAGGCATCACATGACTATCATTCATATGGGTTCCTCGAAGGCAGGAATGATGTACCCCATATCATTCATGCAGATTGTTTTGAGGTATATATTGCTTGTATCTGGGAAATGTACCTTTTCTTAGCCACTCTCTTACTCTCAGCATATTATAGCTCTGTTTGGAGTTAAAATGAACCCAGAATGATGTCCCCAGCACAGACCAAATCACACTATTAAGGAAAAGAGCTGGCAAAAGAAGGAAGTTTAGAAGGGTCCTTCCTCAGCAAGACCTCTTTTCAATGTCTAAAAACtgaccaaaagga contains these protein-coding regions:
- the Klhl13 gene encoding kelch-like protein 13 isoform X1 yields the protein MDHLHRGEMVAAILHNRRRRQLSLKQADFKDIFKKSTSGSLVEEEDQHMKLSLGSSEMGLSSHLQSSKAGTTRIFTSNTHSSVVLQGFDQLRLEGLLCDVTLMPGDTDDAFPVHRVMMASASDYFKAMFTGGMKEQDLMCIKLHGVSKVGLRKIIDFIYTAKLSLNMDNLQDTLEAASFLQILPVLDFCKVFLISGVTLDNCVEVGRIANTYNLTEVDKYVNSFVLKNFPALLSTGEFLKLPFERLAFVLSSNSLKHCTELELFKATCRWLRLEEPRMDFAAKLMKNIRFPLMTPQELINYVQTVDFMRTDNTCVNLLLEASNYQMMPYMQPVMQSDRTAIRSDTTHLVTLGGVLRQQLVVSKELRMYDEKAHEWKSLAPMDAPRYQHGIAVIGNFLYVVGGQSNYDTKGKTAVDTVFRFDPRYNKWMQVASLNEKRTFFHLSALKGYLYAVGGRNAAGELPTVECYNPRTNEWTYVAKMSEPHYGHAGTVYGGVMYISGGITHDTFQKELMCFDPDTDKWIQKAPMTTVRGLHCMCTVGERLYVIGGNHFRGTSDYDDVLSCEYYSPILDQWTPIAAMLRGQSDVGVAVFENKIYVVGGYSWNNRCMVEIVQKYDPDKDEWHKVFDLPESLGGIRACTLTVFPPEETTPSPSRESPLSAP
- the Klhl13 gene encoding kelch-like protein 13 isoform X7; the protein is MKLSLGSSEMGLSSHLQSSKAGTTRIFTSNTHSSVVLQGFDQLRLEGLLCDVTLMPGDTDDAFPVHRVMMASASDYFKAMFTGGMKEQDLMCIKLHGVSKVGLRKIIDFIYTAKLSLNMDNLQDTLEAASFLQILPVLDFCKVFLISGVTLDNCVEVGRIANTYNLTEVDKYVNSFVLKNFPALLSTGEFLKLPFERLAFVLSSNSLKHCTELELFKATCRWLRLEEPRMDFAAKLMKNIRFPLMTPQELINYVQTVDFMRTDNTCVNLLLEASNYQMMPYMQPVMQSDRTAIRSDTTHLVTLGGVLRQQLVVSKELRMYDEKAHEWKSLAPMDAPRYQHGIAVIGNFLYVVGGQSNYDTKGKTAVDTVFRFDPRYNKWMQVASLNEKRTFFHLSALKGYLYAVGGRNAAGELPTVECYNPRTNEWTYVAKMSEPHYGHAGTVYGGVMYISGGITHDTFQKELMCFDPDTDKWIQKAPMTTVRGLHCMCTVGERLYVIGGNHFRGTSDYDDVLSCEYYSPILDQWTPIAAMLRGQSDVGVAVFENKIYVVGGYSWNNRCMVEIVQKYDPDKDEWHKVFDLPESLGGIRACTLTVFPPEETTPSPSRESPLSAP
- the Klhl13 gene encoding kelch-like protein 13 isoform X2, whose protein sequence is MMRVQTLREKWAYWRRRQLSLKQADFKDIFKKSTSGSLVEEEDQHMKLSLGSSEMGLSSHLQSSKAGTTRIFTSNTHSSVVLQGFDQLRLEGLLCDVTLMPGDTDDAFPVHRVMMASASDYFKAMFTGGMKEQDLMCIKLHGVSKVGLRKIIDFIYTAKLSLNMDNLQDTLEAASFLQILPVLDFCKVFLISGVTLDNCVEVGRIANTYNLTEVDKYVNSFVLKNFPALLSTGEFLKLPFERLAFVLSSNSLKHCTELELFKATCRWLRLEEPRMDFAAKLMKNIRFPLMTPQELINYVQTVDFMRTDNTCVNLLLEASNYQMMPYMQPVMQSDRTAIRSDTTHLVTLGGVLRQQLVVSKELRMYDEKAHEWKSLAPMDAPRYQHGIAVIGNFLYVVGGQSNYDTKGKTAVDTVFRFDPRYNKWMQVASLNEKRTFFHLSALKGYLYAVGGRNAAGELPTVECYNPRTNEWTYVAKMSEPHYGHAGTVYGGVMYISGGITHDTFQKELMCFDPDTDKWIQKAPMTTVRGLHCMCTVGERLYVIGGNHFRGTSDYDDVLSCEYYSPILDQWTPIAAMLRGQSDVGVAVFENKIYVVGGYSWNNRCMVEIVQKYDPDKDEWHKVFDLPESLGGIRACTLTVFPPEETTPSPSRESPLSAP